In Bryobacteraceae bacterium, the following proteins share a genomic window:
- a CDS encoding type II toxin-antitoxin system HicB family antitoxin translates to MKYKVVLRQSNEGYSVHCPGLPGCWSQGDTEQEALDNIRSAIEEYLAAVRDSIAESEVREVEVAV, encoded by the coding sequence ATGAAATACAAAGTCGTCCTCCGCCAATCGAACGAGGGCTACAGTGTGCATTGCCCCGGCCTGCCCGGATGCTGGTCCCAGGGCGATACCGAGCAGGAAGCGCTCGACAACATCCGCTCGGCCATCGAAGAGTACCTCGCAGCCGTGCGCGACTCCATCGCCGAAAGCGAAGTCCGCGAGGTCGAGGTCGCCGTCTGA
- a CDS encoding M20/M25/M40 family metallo-hydrolase — protein sequence MKVFELTRKLIDIESITPNEYNVGVFLEQYLSELAARTGGVVERMPVEDRRFNVLAAWGEPKVTLSTHQDTVPPFIPSREDDEFIWGRGACDVKGIIASMICAAESLLAAGTRNFALLFVVGEERNSAGAYEAAKHPRGSKYLINGEPTSNRLALGSKGALRFEVTASGRMAHSAYPELGESAIEKLLDALAAMRAIALPVDATLGPSTMNIGTIAGGRAPNVIPDHAKAEVMIRLVGDPASTREAVASACAGRAEANEVLCIPAVHLKAVPGIETTVVAYTTDIPAFQGQWGQPLLLGPGTIHVAHTSEERVPKKEVLEAVELYQHLVRSLLQ from the coding sequence ATGAAAGTCTTCGAACTTACCCGCAAACTGATCGACATCGAGTCGATTACCCCCAACGAATACAACGTCGGCGTCTTCCTCGAACAGTACCTTTCCGAGCTCGCCGCCCGCACCGGCGGCGTCGTCGAACGGATGCCGGTGGAAGACCGCCGCTTCAACGTCCTCGCTGCCTGGGGCGAGCCCAAGGTCACCCTCTCCACCCACCAGGACACCGTCCCGCCCTTCATCCCTTCGCGCGAAGACGACGAGTTCATCTGGGGCCGCGGCGCTTGCGACGTCAAGGGCATCATCGCTTCCATGATCTGCGCCGCCGAATCCCTGCTCGCCGCCGGCACGCGCAACTTCGCGCTGCTGTTCGTGGTCGGCGAGGAGCGCAACTCCGCCGGCGCCTATGAAGCCGCCAAACACCCGCGCGGCTCGAAGTACCTCATCAACGGAGAACCCACCAGCAACCGCCTCGCGCTCGGTAGTAAGGGAGCACTGCGTTTCGAAGTAACCGCGTCCGGGCGCATGGCGCACTCCGCCTACCCGGAACTCGGAGAATCGGCGATCGAAAAGTTACTCGACGCCCTCGCCGCCATGCGCGCCATCGCCCTCCCTGTCGACGCGACCCTCGGGCCCAGCACCATGAACATCGGCACGATTGCCGGCGGCCGCGCGCCCAACGTGATTCCCGATCATGCCAAGGCCGAAGTCATGATCCGCCTCGTCGGCGACCCCGCCTCCACCCGCGAAGCGGTCGCCTCCGCCTGCGCCGGCCGCGCCGAAGCGAACGAAGTGTTGTGCATCCCGGCCGTGCATCTGAAAGCCGTGCCCGGAATCGAAACCACCGTCGTCGCCTACACCACCGATATCCCCGCCTTCCAGGGCCAGTGGGGACAGCCCCTGCTGCTCGGCCCCGGCACAATCCACGTCGCGCATACTTCGGAAGAACGCGTCCCGAAGAAGGAAGTCCTCGAAGCCGTCGAGCTCTACCAGCACCTCGTTCGGAGCCTCCTGCAATGA
- a CDS encoding type II toxin-antitoxin system HicA family toxin, with protein sequence MPPIPGIPHLRAVRALEKAGFKVVREGKHIVMSNGRRFLVIPRHNPINAITMGGIIRDAGLTVEHFRRLL encoded by the coding sequence TTGCCCCCGATTCCGGGCATTCCACACCTGCGAGCCGTTCGAGCTCTCGAAAAGGCCGGATTCAAGGTCGTCAGGGAGGGCAAGCACATCGTCATGTCGAACGGCCGGCGGTTTCTGGTAATCCCCCGCCACAACCCAATTAACGCAATCACGATGGGCGGCATCATCCGGGACGCTGGCCTTACGGTCGAGCACTTCAGGCGCCTGCTGTAG
- a CDS encoding 2OG-Fe(II) oxygenase, translating into MTGDLRPELIADAARLGARFRAARPFPHLVLDGLLEPSFLAAIQADFPDFDPVRARNELGEVGGKAVHPHIAELGAAYVRFDRLMQSRAFLDWLSHAAAIPNLLYDPAYIGGGTHQNMNGQALDMHVDFNYHPESKLHRRLNLILFLNDEWSPEWGGCLQLGLAEESVAVTPAPNRCVIFETSEVSWHGFGAVAMPEDHAHLGRRTLAVYFYTKDRPPAETAPAHSTIYIPRPLPDRFAAGYTLDDHDEWELKTLLARRDQQIRFLYDREMEFGRMAASPTFRLARALAWPARALKKWLA; encoded by the coding sequence GTGACCGGCGACCTGCGGCCCGAACTGATTGCCGACGCCGCCCGCCTGGGCGCGCGGTTCCGCGCCGCGCGTCCGTTCCCGCACCTCGTTCTCGACGGCCTTCTCGAACCCTCGTTCCTCGCCGCCATCCAGGCCGACTTTCCCGATTTCGATCCCGTCCGCGCGCGCAACGAACTCGGCGAAGTCGGCGGCAAGGCCGTCCACCCCCACATCGCCGAACTCGGCGCCGCCTACGTCCGCTTCGACCGCCTCATGCAATCGCGCGCCTTCCTCGATTGGCTCTCGCACGCCGCCGCCATCCCCAACCTGCTCTACGATCCCGCCTACATCGGCGGCGGCACGCACCAGAACATGAACGGCCAGGCGCTCGACATGCACGTCGATTTCAACTATCACCCGGAATCAAAACTCCACCGCCGCCTCAATCTCATCCTGTTTCTCAACGACGAGTGGAGCCCCGAATGGGGCGGCTGTCTGCAACTCGGCCTCGCAGAAGAAAGCGTCGCCGTCACGCCCGCCCCCAACCGCTGCGTCATCTTCGAAACCTCGGAGGTCTCCTGGCACGGCTTCGGTGCGGTGGCCATGCCGGAGGATCACGCCCACCTCGGCCGCCGCACGCTCGCCGTCTACTTCTACACGAAAGACCGTCCGCCGGCCGAAACAGCGCCCGCGCACAGCACCATCTACATCCCGCGCCCGCTGCCGGATCGTTTCGCCGCCGGCTACACACTCGACGACCACGACGAATGGGAGCTGAAGACGCTCCTCGCGCGCCGCGATCAGCAGATCCGTTTCCTGTACGACCGCGAGATGGAGTTCGGCCGCATGGCCGCCTCGCCTACCTTCCGCCTCGCGCGCGCTCTCGCCTGGCCCGCCCGCGCGCTGAAGAAGTGGCTGGCCTGA
- a CDS encoding L-rhamnose mutarotase, producing MSQRVCFQLQVDPTRLDEYRERHRNVWPEMRAALSKAGWRNYSLFLRGDGLLIGYLETDDFQKALDRMASTEVNRKWQEWMAEFFVGVPGRKADEQMAVIEEVFHLD from the coding sequence ATGTCCCAACGAGTCTGCTTCCAGTTGCAGGTGGACCCCACGCGCCTCGACGAGTATCGCGAGCGGCACCGCAACGTCTGGCCGGAGATGAGGGCGGCCTTGTCGAAGGCGGGCTGGCGGAACTACTCGTTGTTCCTCCGCGGCGACGGATTGCTGATCGGGTACCTGGAGACTGACGACTTCCAAAAGGCGCTGGACCGCATGGCGTCGACGGAGGTGAACCGGAAGTGGCAGGAGTGGATGGCCGAGTTCTTCGTGGGCGTGCCGGGGCGGAAGGCGGACGAGCAGATGGCGGTGATCGAGGAGGTGTTCCACCTGGACTGA
- a CDS encoding M36 family metallopeptidase → MRKTPFAAGLLLFAAGAFGQAAKSRPSLPDFDIRAGYRGEAGDIPSAAFRLPASARAAAAAPSINPALVNPRLAGRLAFAAGFETGRGRVFHFRQEIEGIPVYEGRVDVLAGDTAIRAVSSGLVAGASIDPRPRLTIAEAARAAERSLGMEDSREPAFADLAILAVRPGHARLAWRMISGSGASWYEVLIDAHSGELLTRHSLARRAGRGRVWLRSPLDPDRETVNFPDAWLAAAQTTTNGNNVDAYLDANADDRPDSITDTGIRDGRASSATQEFDFPSIEGSRSGDPRLGRAASLTNLFYFVNRAHDYFYRLGFDEASWNLQKDNFGRGAAGGDALLAEAQDPEVLDNAVLIPAPDGLPPRLQTGIFTLDTLGRGDDRDSALDGDVVTHEYTHAVTHRIIGRGADIACLNAYQSSALSEGWSDYFAASSYNSPVVGAYVTNNPAQGFRRSRFDANTTTYSGLGASVGGYEEHDDGEFWTAALWDLRAALGAPIADKLIFEALRITPCRPSMVDARDAIVATDAAINGGRNLRAIWTVFAKRGLGASACGHDGNRALPVSGWSGTVHAEAFDLPADLETQSRPKVGIQCGDRGPGVANFGVTFEHRITVDRPGAAFAVKAGPAGTTVDADGIVRFTPGFEQQRVQVEVSRAGAGPVLYTMLVPVATRLQPGVPMGVFGRQQSASFFYFDVPAGTTVAQVRLRGGGGDGDLILIDPTGRLAGTSLHDTNDETIAVSKPQAGSWTLIVPTYYWGFAQAQLSVSLAEPAYIAPGRGVSNLTEVRGGELYFRTVVPPGTQSLAVRTSLGSGDADVFLRRGQAMVCKSVYTLFLDDIFDCTPRDSAGTGPGTDHTANVENPFPGDWYIAVQGADAFSGVSLNVQLTARQPALIASHASLSFTVREGGAPPEARTVTISESGGKPFEWRATVQPATAKWLSATPAAGNNIADLRVNVDPAGLAAGRYEAKLLVDGAGLAGSPFEIPVVLTITAPARVTASPTSLTFQGSPAANPDDQVVRIGAGDTALAWTARVFTSDGGRWLSVTPASGAGSADLRVILNSSLLPPGRYQGTVTVSAAGAQPAEIPVLLEQGRPVAIAGITDAARGAALTRLAPGTRLIIAGSELSSATIDAEGPPYPDRLGGVEVRFNGQLGEIVRVAPDRIDVAAPFDLTGLDVAITVVNAGRESSAIRVPLAEQTPGIFALLGNGAGAGWILGEDGAVISRDRPLIAGEAVTIHMSGLGRVAGDGAVLTPLPVFFDGIEAAVSGEWYSGRLRGGVYEIFAVVPPGLARKYPEVRIGESNIVTAGGPSLAAVTPSRLTAGQDATLTIAGLNLPASANVRVGDAVIAAAADEAGRSIVVTVPGSVLAPGDALVSVSAAAAPDEPASNALRVTIGAP, encoded by the coding sequence ATGAGGAAAACGCCCTTCGCGGCGGGGTTGCTTCTTTTCGCCGCGGGGGCCTTCGGCCAGGCCGCGAAGTCACGCCCGTCGCTGCCCGACTTTGACATCCGCGCCGGTTACCGGGGGGAGGCCGGCGACATCCCATCCGCCGCGTTCCGTCTGCCTGCCAGCGCCCGCGCCGCTGCCGCCGCGCCATCCATCAACCCGGCGCTCGTGAATCCGCGTCTTGCAGGCCGCCTCGCCTTCGCCGCCGGATTCGAAACCGGCCGCGGCCGCGTCTTCCATTTCCGCCAGGAAATCGAGGGAATTCCCGTCTACGAAGGTCGCGTCGACGTGCTGGCCGGCGATACCGCTATCCGTGCCGTTTCCAGTGGATTGGTGGCCGGTGCGTCCATCGACCCGCGACCCCGTCTCACGATCGCCGAAGCCGCCCGCGCGGCGGAGCGATCCCTCGGGATGGAAGACTCGCGAGAGCCCGCCTTCGCCGATCTCGCCATACTTGCCGTTCGCCCTGGCCACGCGCGCCTGGCATGGCGCATGATCTCCGGTTCAGGCGCATCCTGGTACGAAGTCCTCATCGACGCGCATTCCGGCGAGTTACTGACGCGCCATAGCCTCGCCCGCCGCGCCGGCCGCGGCCGCGTATGGCTCCGGTCGCCCCTTGACCCCGATCGGGAAACCGTCAACTTTCCGGATGCCTGGCTCGCCGCGGCGCAAACCACAACCAACGGAAACAACGTCGATGCCTATCTCGATGCCAACGCCGACGATCGTCCGGACTCGATCACTGATACCGGTATCCGTGACGGCCGCGCCTCCAGCGCCACCCAGGAGTTCGATTTTCCCTCCATCGAAGGCTCCCGCTCCGGCGACCCGCGTCTCGGCCGCGCCGCCTCACTCACCAATCTCTTCTACTTCGTCAACCGCGCCCACGACTACTTCTACCGTCTCGGCTTCGACGAAGCTTCCTGGAATCTCCAGAAGGATAACTTCGGCCGCGGCGCCGCCGGCGGAGACGCCCTGCTCGCCGAAGCACAGGACCCCGAAGTACTCGACAACGCCGTCCTCATCCCCGCGCCCGATGGCCTGCCGCCCCGCCTGCAGACCGGCATCTTCACTTTGGATACCTTGGGCCGCGGCGACGACCGCGATAGCGCCCTTGATGGCGACGTCGTCACGCACGAGTACACGCACGCCGTTACCCACCGGATCATTGGCCGCGGCGCCGATATCGCTTGTCTCAACGCCTACCAGTCCTCAGCCCTCAGCGAAGGCTGGTCGGACTACTTTGCCGCCAGTTCGTATAACTCGCCGGTTGTTGGCGCATATGTCACGAACAACCCGGCGCAAGGCTTCCGCCGGTCCCGTTTCGACGCCAATACCACCACGTACTCCGGTCTCGGCGCTTCCGTAGGCGGCTACGAAGAGCATGACGATGGCGAGTTCTGGACCGCCGCGCTGTGGGACTTGCGCGCCGCCCTCGGCGCGCCCATCGCCGACAAACTGATCTTCGAGGCGCTCCGCATCACACCCTGCCGCCCGTCGATGGTCGATGCCCGCGACGCCATCGTCGCCACCGACGCCGCCATCAACGGCGGCCGCAACCTTCGCGCCATATGGACCGTGTTCGCCAAACGCGGCCTCGGCGCGTCCGCCTGCGGGCACGATGGAAACCGTGCTCTGCCGGTCTCCGGCTGGTCCGGTACCGTCCACGCGGAGGCGTTCGACCTGCCCGCCGATCTCGAAACACAATCGCGTCCCAAGGTTGGCATCCAGTGCGGGGACCGCGGTCCCGGCGTGGCGAACTTTGGTGTCACTTTCGAACATCGCATCACTGTCGACCGGCCCGGCGCGGCCTTCGCCGTCAAGGCCGGACCCGCCGGAACCACCGTCGACGCCGACGGCATCGTTCGCTTTACCCCCGGCTTCGAACAGCAACGCGTCCAGGTGGAAGTGTCGCGCGCCGGCGCCGGCCCCGTGCTCTACACGATGCTCGTGCCCGTGGCCACTCGCCTTCAGCCCGGCGTTCCCATGGGCGTGTTCGGCCGCCAGCAGTCGGCCTCGTTCTTCTACTTCGATGTCCCGGCTGGGACCACCGTCGCCCAGGTGCGCCTTCGCGGCGGCGGTGGCGACGGCGACCTGATTCTTATTGATCCCACAGGCCGCCTCGCCGGAACTTCGCTGCACGATACCAACGATGAAACCATCGCTGTCTCCAAGCCTCAAGCCGGCTCCTGGACTCTCATCGTGCCCACTTACTATTGGGGCTTCGCCCAGGCGCAGTTGTCCGTTTCGCTCGCCGAACCCGCTTACATCGCGCCCGGCCGCGGCGTGTCGAACCTCACCGAAGTGCGCGGAGGCGAACTCTACTTCCGGACCGTCGTGCCCCCGGGAACGCAGAGCCTCGCGGTCCGTACGTCGCTCGGCTCCGGCGACGCGGATGTGTTCCTGCGCCGTGGGCAGGCGATGGTCTGCAAGTCCGTCTATACCTTGTTCCTCGACGATATCTTCGATTGCACGCCGCGCGACTCCGCCGGAACCGGCCCCGGTACGGACCACACAGCCAACGTCGAAAATCCGTTTCCCGGCGATTGGTACATCGCTGTCCAGGGCGCGGACGCGTTCTCCGGCGTCAGCTTGAACGTCCAGCTAACCGCGCGGCAGCCTGCTTTGATCGCCAGCCACGCCTCGCTTTCGTTCACCGTCCGGGAAGGCGGCGCCCCGCCCGAGGCGCGAACGGTGACCATTTCCGAATCCGGCGGCAAGCCGTTCGAATGGCGCGCCACCGTGCAGCCGGCAACCGCCAAATGGCTCTCTGCCACACCCGCGGCGGGCAACAACATCGCCGATCTCCGCGTCAACGTGGATCCAGCCGGGCTCGCCGCCGGGCGCTATGAAGCGAAGCTCCTCGTCGACGGCGCCGGACTCGCCGGTTCGCCGTTCGAGATACCCGTCGTCCTTACAATCACCGCGCCGGCCCGGGTCACCGCCAGTCCCACGTCGCTCACCTTCCAAGGTTCCCCCGCGGCCAACCCCGACGATCAGGTCGTGCGCATCGGCGCCGGCGACACCGCTCTCGCCTGGACCGCCCGCGTATTCACCAGCGATGGCGGACGCTGGCTTTCCGTTACTCCGGCTTCCGGCGCCGGCTCCGCTGATCTGCGCGTGATTCTGAACTCGTCGCTCCTGCCGCCCGGCCGCTACCAGGGGACGGTGACCGTCTCCGCCGCCGGCGCGCAGCCGGCTGAGATCCCGGTCCTCCTCGAGCAGGGCCGCCCGGTGGCCATCGCCGGAATCACCGATGCTGCCCGTGGTGCGGCCCTCACCCGCCTTGCGCCGGGAACGCGGCTGATCATCGCCGGCTCTGAACTCTCCTCCGCGACCATTGATGCCGAGGGGCCGCCTTATCCCGATCGCCTCGGCGGCGTCGAAGTGCGGTTCAACGGCCAACTCGGCGAAATTGTCCGCGTCGCGCCCGATCGCATCGACGTCGCCGCGCCGTTTGACCTCACCGGTCTGGATGTGGCCATCACCGTCGTCAACGCGGGCAGGGAATCCAGCGCGATTCGTGTACCGCTGGCCGAGCAGACTCCCGGCATCTTCGCGCTTCTCGGCAACGGCGCAGGCGCCGGATGGATCCTCGGCGAAGACGGAGCCGTCATCTCCCGCGACCGGCCCCTCATCGCCGGCGAGGCCGTCACCATCCACATGAGCGGACTCGGCCGCGTCGCCGGAGATGGAGCCGTACTCACCCCCCTGCCCGTGTTCTTCGATGGAATCGAGGCTGCCGTCTCCGGCGAATGGTACAGCGGGCGGCTCCGTGGCGGCGTATATGAAATCTTCGCAGTCGTGCCGCCCGGCCTCGCTCGCAAATATCCCGAGGTACGGATCGGCGAGTCCAACATCGTGACCGCCGGCGGACCGTCGCTCGCCGCCGTCACCCCATCGCGCCTCACCGCCGGGCAGGATGCCACCTTGACCATCGCCGGCCTGAACCTCCCGGCGTCGGCCAACGTCCGCGTCGGCGACGCCGTCATCGCCGCCGCCGCCGATGAGGCCGGCCGGTCGATCGTTGTCACTGTCCCCGGCTCGGTGCTCGCCCCCGGCGACGCCCTCGTCTCCGTTTCCGCCGCCGCCGCGCCCGACGAGCCGGCAAGCAACGCCCTGCGCGTCACGATCGGTGCGCCGTAG
- a CDS encoding dihydrodipicolinate reductase C-terminal domain-containing protein, translating to MRLAIVGYGKMGKLLDQLAPQFGFEVIARLDLGYTRADLDAARPDAAIEFSSPEAALANLETLAAAGIPTVCGTTGWYAHLDRVRAAYAQSAAGLVYGANFSIGVNVFDRIVREAARLLAAQPDYEAWAWEIHHSAKKDAPSGTLLKLTASMRDAGYTRPIDESASRAGAHPGTHEIGFDSPADTITLRHAARSREGFARGALRAAQWIPGKTGVHEFSEVLFGGGTCS from the coding sequence ATGAGACTTGCCATCGTCGGTTACGGAAAAATGGGAAAGCTGCTCGATCAGCTCGCCCCGCAATTCGGCTTCGAAGTCATCGCGCGACTTGACCTCGGCTACACTCGCGCCGATCTCGACGCCGCCCGCCCCGACGCCGCCATCGAGTTTTCTTCCCCCGAAGCTGCTCTCGCGAATCTCGAAACGCTCGCCGCCGCGGGCATTCCCACCGTCTGCGGAACCACCGGCTGGTACGCCCACCTCGATCGCGTCCGCGCCGCCTACGCCCAAAGCGCCGCCGGCCTCGTCTACGGCGCCAATTTCTCGATCGGCGTCAACGTCTTCGATCGCATCGTGCGCGAAGCCGCCCGCCTCCTCGCCGCCCAGCCCGACTACGAAGCCTGGGCCTGGGAGATTCATCACAGCGCGAAGAAAGACGCGCCCAGCGGGACCCTGCTCAAGCTCACGGCGTCCATGCGCGACGCCGGCTACACGCGCCCAATCGACGAATCCGCCTCGCGCGCCGGCGCCCATCCGGGCACCCACGAAATCGGATTCGATTCACCCGCCGACACCATCACGCTCCGGCACGCGGCCCGCAGCCGCGAAGGTTTCGCCCGCGGCGCGCTCCGCGCCGCCCAGTGGATTCCCGGCAAAACCGGAGTCCACGAATTCAGTGAAGTTCTCTTTGGAGGTGGAACATGTTCCTAG
- the lysC gene encoding lysine-sensitive aspartokinase 3 codes for MIVMKFGGSSVESAAAIARVASIVSTRIARHPVVVVSAMGKTTNRLLAIAAAAVDGNRAGALAQLEDLANFTREEAAAATGADPALLAEVEQHFDELRALTSGLAVIGEMTPRSLDAVSAFGERLSSLIVAAAFRRAGTDAVHADARKYIVTDERHSQAAPLYAETYARLAELKNTPPGRVVVMGGFIGSTRAGVTSTLGRGGSDFSAAIVGAGVDADEIQIWTDVDGMLTCDPRVTPGGHRVRAISFGEAAELAYFGAKVLHPSTVLPAIDKRIPVLILNSRRPGVEGTRIVADTVPTSNVFKSIACKPNVTLVHIRSTRMLGAHGFLRLIFEVFDRFETSVDLIATSEISVSLTIDNPARLDGIAAELREYSEVILQPGQAIVCLVGDEIGSTRGIAARVFRALNGINIRLISQGASNRNLSFVVNGADLRPAVESLHNEFFSTLDPAVFDPASSDQAA; via the coding sequence ATGATCGTGATGAAGTTCGGCGGCTCGTCGGTTGAGTCCGCCGCGGCCATCGCGCGTGTGGCGTCCATCGTCTCCACCCGCATCGCCCGGCATCCGGTGGTCGTGGTTTCGGCGATGGGCAAGACGACGAACCGGCTCCTCGCCATCGCCGCCGCCGCCGTCGATGGAAACCGTGCCGGCGCCCTTGCCCAGCTCGAAGATCTCGCGAATTTCACCCGCGAAGAGGCCGCCGCCGCCACCGGCGCCGACCCCGCTCTCCTCGCCGAAGTCGAACAGCACTTCGACGAACTCCGCGCCCTCACCAGCGGACTCGCCGTCATCGGCGAAATGACGCCGCGCTCGCTCGACGCCGTCTCCGCCTTCGGCGAACGCCTCTCGAGCCTAATCGTCGCCGCCGCCTTTCGCCGCGCCGGAACGGACGCCGTCCACGCCGACGCCCGCAAGTACATCGTTACCGACGAACGCCATTCGCAAGCCGCGCCGCTCTACGCCGAAACCTACGCCCGCCTCGCCGAACTCAAGAACACGCCTCCGGGCCGAGTCGTCGTGATGGGCGGCTTCATCGGCTCCACGCGCGCCGGCGTCACCAGTACGCTCGGCCGTGGCGGCTCGGACTTCTCCGCCGCCATCGTCGGCGCGGGCGTTGATGCCGACGAGATCCAGATCTGGACCGACGTCGACGGCATGCTCACCTGCGACCCGCGCGTCACCCCCGGCGGCCATCGCGTCCGCGCTATTTCCTTCGGCGAAGCCGCCGAGCTCGCCTACTTCGGCGCGAAAGTGCTGCACCCTTCCACCGTGCTGCCCGCGATCGACAAAAGGATCCCGGTGCTCATCCTCAACTCGCGCCGACCCGGCGTCGAAGGCACCCGCATCGTCGCCGACACCGTCCCCACCTCGAACGTCTTCAAGTCCATCGCCTGCAAGCCCAACGTCACCCTCGTCCACATCCGCTCCACCCGCATGCTCGGCGCCCACGGCTTCCTGCGCCTCATCTTTGAAGTATTCGACCGGTTCGAGACCTCCGTCGACCTCATCGCCACCTCCGAAATCAGCGTGTCGCTCACCATCGACAACCCCGCCCGCCTCGACGGCATCGCCGCCGAACTCCGCGAATATTCCGAGGTGATCCTCCAGCCCGGCCAGGCCATCGTCTGCCTCGTCGGCGACGAAATCGGTTCCACCCGCGGCATCGCCGCTCGTGTCTTCCGCGCCCTCAACGGCATCAACATCCGGCTGATCAGCCAGGGCGCGTCCAATCGCAATCTCAGCTTCGTCGTCAACGGCGCCGATTTGCGCCCGGCCGTCGAATCGCTGCACAATGAATTCTTCTCGACGCTCGACCCCGCTGTGTTCGATCCGGCGTCATCGGACCAGGCCGCATGA
- the dapA gene encoding 4-hydroxy-tetrahydrodipicolinate synthase, translating into MVTPFKLDGSLDEATLRQLVERQIEEGIHFLVPCGTTGESPTLERREHLRVVELTLQATNGRVPVLAGAGGYNTREVIALAKELEALGANGILSVTPYYNKPTQEGLYQHYKAIAAATRLPIVVYSVQGRTGVNVEPATLKRLAAIDNIVGVKEASGNIAQMARVLHEVPENFTVLSGDDSITIPLMALGGKGIISVASNEIPGPMSRLAQHCLDGDYAAARDIQRQYLPLMEVNFIESNPIPVKAAMAMMGLLEPVWRLPLVPPSDTSAARIHAVLDEAGLLTSRSAHAAAD; encoded by the coding sequence TTGGTTACTCCGTTCAAGTTAGACGGCTCGCTCGACGAAGCCACGCTCCGCCAGTTGGTGGAACGCCAGATCGAGGAAGGCATCCACTTCCTCGTCCCCTGCGGCACCACCGGCGAAAGCCCCACGCTCGAACGCCGTGAGCATCTCCGCGTGGTGGAGCTCACGCTCCAAGCCACGAACGGGCGCGTCCCCGTGCTCGCCGGAGCGGGCGGTTACAACACGCGCGAGGTGATCGCGCTGGCGAAGGAACTCGAAGCGCTCGGCGCCAACGGCATCCTCTCCGTCACGCCCTACTACAACAAGCCGACGCAGGAAGGCCTCTACCAGCACTACAAGGCGATCGCCGCCGCCACGCGCCTCCCCATCGTCGTCTACAGCGTGCAGGGACGCACCGGCGTCAACGTCGAGCCCGCCACCTTGAAGCGCCTCGCCGCCATCGATAACATCGTCGGCGTGAAGGAGGCTTCCGGCAACATCGCGCAGATGGCCCGCGTTCTGCACGAAGTCCCGGAGAACTTCACCGTTCTTTCCGGCGACGATTCCATCACCATTCCACTGATGGCGCTCGGCGGCAAGGGCATCATCTCCGTCGCTTCCAACGAAATCCCCGGCCCCATGAGCCGCCTCGCCCAGCACTGCCTTGATGGCGACTACGCCGCCGCCCGCGACATCCAGCGCCAGTATCTGCCGTTGATGGAGGTGAACTTCATCGAGTCCAACCCGATCCCGGTGAAAGCCGCCATGGCCATGATGGGCCTGCTCGAACCGGTGTGGCGGCTGCCGCTGGTTCCGCCGTCGGACACGAGCGCCGCCCGGATTCACGCCGTGCTCGACGAAGCCGGCTTACTCACTTCACGGAGCGCGCATGCCGCTGCAGACTGA
- a CDS encoding 2,3,4,5-tetrahydropyridine-2,6-dicarboxylate N-succinyltransferase: MPLQTDIESLFDNKPETYIEDHFRLFDRFKAELNAGRIRSAEPDAAAPTGWRVNAWVKKGILLGFRLGAVVDMSVNARRQPFFDKATYPVRAMTPADGVRIVPGGSSIRDGCFIGKGVTCMPPMYINAGAWVGDGTMVDSHALIGSCAQIGERCHVSAAAQIGGVLEPVGAMPVIVEDDVLVGGNCGVYEGTVVKRRAVLGTGVILNRSTPVYDIVRGEVYAATDDRPLVIPEEAVVVAGSRAVSKGKGKEWGLSLYTPVIVKYRDAKTDTKLQLEDLLR; this comes from the coding sequence ATGCCGCTGCAGACTGACATTGAGTCTCTATTCGATAACAAACCCGAAACTTACATCGAAGATCACTTCCGCTTGTTTGACCGGTTCAAGGCCGAGTTGAATGCCGGACGGATCCGCTCCGCCGAGCCCGACGCCGCCGCCCCCACCGGCTGGCGCGTGAACGCGTGGGTCAAGAAGGGCATCCTGCTCGGGTTCCGGCTGGGCGCGGTGGTCGACATGTCGGTGAACGCGCGCCGGCAGCCTTTCTTCGACAAGGCGACCTACCCGGTCCGCGCCATGACCCCCGCCGACGGCGTCCGCATCGTGCCCGGCGGCTCATCGATTCGCGATGGCTGCTTCATCGGCAAGGGCGTCACCTGCATGCCGCCGATGTACATCAACGCCGGAGCCTGGGTGGGTGACGGAACGATGGTGGATTCGCACGCGCTGATCGGCTCCTGCGCGCAGATCGGCGAGCGGTGCCACGTCTCGGCCGCCGCGCAGATCGGAGGCGTGCTCGAGCCGGTGGGAGCCATGCCGGTGATCGTCGAGGACGACGTGCTCGTCGGCGGCAACTGCGGCGTCTATGAAGGAACGGTGGTGAAGCGCCGCGCCGTGCTCGGCACGGGAGTGATCCTCAACCGCTCGACGCCCGTCTACGACATCGTGCGAGGCGAAGTCTACGCGGCCACCGACGACCGGCCGCTGGTGATCCCCGAAGAAGCCGTCGTCGTAGCCGGCTCGCGCGCCGTATCCAAGGGGAAGGGCAAGGAGTGGGGGCTGTCGCTCTACACGCCGGTGATCGTGAAGTACCGCGACGCGAAGACCGACACGAAGCTGCAGTTGGAAGACCTGCTGCGCTAG